A genomic stretch from Erigeron canadensis isolate Cc75 chromosome 9, C_canadensis_v1, whole genome shotgun sequence includes:
- the LOC122582397 gene encoding E3 ubiquitin-protein ligase RZFP34 isoform X1: MDPEVKLQESVDYGCAHYKRRCLIKAPCCNEVFGCRHCHNEAKNSIDIVNPLLRHDVPRHEVKKVVNVFCVFTLCDHVLIIIHVPSLVSYPNCCWFRFTSQVICSLCNTEQDVQQHCINCGICMGNYFCQKCKFYDDDVSKKQYHCDQCGICRTGGKENFFHCEKCGCCYSKEIKDSHFCMERAMHHDCPICYEFLFDTLKDLTILPCGHAMHLDCRAEMEKHNRFSCPVCSKSIRDLSDMWEKLDLEVGATPMPENYHNKMVWILCNDCEKISNVQFHIVGQKCLECNSYNTRQIREGPFTEDVVH, translated from the exons ATGGACCCTGAAGTGAAGCTCCAGGAATCTGTTGATTATGG TTGCGCACATTATAAAAGGAGATGTTTGATCAAGGCGCCGTGTTGTAATGAAGTTTTCGGTTGTCGTCATTGCCATAATGAAGCAAAG AATTCTATTGACATAGTTAACCCTCTTCTGCGGCATGATGTTCCTCGGCATGAAGTTAAAAAGGTGGTTAATGTGTTTTGTGTTTTCACTTTATGTGATCATGTACTAATTATAATCCATGTTCCTAGTTTGGTTTCTTACCCTAACTGTTGTTGGTTCCGTTTTACGTCACAGGTCATTTGTTCTCTTTGTAACACGGAACAAGAT GTTCAACAACATTGTATCAATTGTGGCATATGTATGGGAAATTACTTCTGTCAAAAATGCAAATTCTACGATGATGAC GTATCAAAGAAACAATATCATTGTGATCAATGTGGCATATGCAGAACGGGAGGCAAAGAGAATTTCTTTCATTGTGAGAAATGTG GATGTTGCTATTCAAAAGAGATTAAAGATTCACACTTCTGTATGGAAAGGGCAATGCACCATGATTGTCCCATTTGCTACGAG TTTTTGTTTGATACGTTGAAGGATCTCACTATCTTACCATGTGGCCATGCAATGCATTTGGATTGCCGGGCAGAGATGGAAAAACATAATAG GTTTTCTTGCCCTGTTTGCTCGAAATCGATACGTGATTTGTCGGATATGTGGGAAAAGCTTGATCTTGAG GTTGGAGCAACTCCTATGCCTGAAAACTATCATAACAAAATG GTGTGGATTTTATGCAATGATTGTGAGAAGATATCAAATGTCCAGTTTCACATAGTGGGGCAAAAATGTCTAGAATGCAACTCGTATAACACAAGACAAATAAGAGAAGGCCCTTTTACTGAGGATGTTGTTCATTAG
- the LOC122582397 gene encoding E3 ubiquitin-protein ligase RZFP34 isoform X2 has protein sequence MDPEVKLQESVDYGCAHYKRRCLIKAPCCNEVFGCRHCHNEAKNSIDIVNPLLRHDVPRHEVKKVICSLCNTEQDVQQHCINCGICMGNYFCQKCKFYDDDVSKKQYHCDQCGICRTGGKENFFHCEKCGCCYSKEIKDSHFCMERAMHHDCPICYEFLFDTLKDLTILPCGHAMHLDCRAEMEKHNRFSCPVCSKSIRDLSDMWEKLDLEVGATPMPENYHNKMVWILCNDCEKISNVQFHIVGQKCLECNSYNTRQIREGPFTEDVVH, from the exons ATGGACCCTGAAGTGAAGCTCCAGGAATCTGTTGATTATGG TTGCGCACATTATAAAAGGAGATGTTTGATCAAGGCGCCGTGTTGTAATGAAGTTTTCGGTTGTCGTCATTGCCATAATGAAGCAAAG AATTCTATTGACATAGTTAACCCTCTTCTGCGGCATGATGTTCCTCGGCATGAAGTTAAAAAG GTCATTTGTTCTCTTTGTAACACGGAACAAGAT GTTCAACAACATTGTATCAATTGTGGCATATGTATGGGAAATTACTTCTGTCAAAAATGCAAATTCTACGATGATGAC GTATCAAAGAAACAATATCATTGTGATCAATGTGGCATATGCAGAACGGGAGGCAAAGAGAATTTCTTTCATTGTGAGAAATGTG GATGTTGCTATTCAAAAGAGATTAAAGATTCACACTTCTGTATGGAAAGGGCAATGCACCATGATTGTCCCATTTGCTACGAG TTTTTGTTTGATACGTTGAAGGATCTCACTATCTTACCATGTGGCCATGCAATGCATTTGGATTGCCGGGCAGAGATGGAAAAACATAATAG GTTTTCTTGCCCTGTTTGCTCGAAATCGATACGTGATTTGTCGGATATGTGGGAAAAGCTTGATCTTGAG GTTGGAGCAACTCCTATGCCTGAAAACTATCATAACAAAATG GTGTGGATTTTATGCAATGATTGTGAGAAGATATCAAATGTCCAGTTTCACATAGTGGGGCAAAAATGTCTAGAATGCAACTCGTATAACACAAGACAAATAAGAGAAGGCCCTTTTACTGAGGATGTTGTTCATTAG
- the LOC122583566 gene encoding protein SOSEKI 3-like, protein MQQPKMEPNRQPETRKVPVVYYLCRNRQLEHPHYLEVSLVSPHGLYLRDVIERFDALRGRGLASMYSWSCKRNYKNAFVWNDLCEDDLIVPANGNEYVLKGSELVEEHDSGHLASARYMKSQNLKQLPEQHPSITRAECSFSANMNCKETKVYDDDDDDGCDRLTRYKIYKTNGLVDSSTQTEEYVKVKKPKERTTRLSVDNGVLESLYEDSPPSSPGASSFSGKMDTLESLMKADGSKLNSSERLVDREYKNPTNTKLRASNKLLQLISCGSVSGQDHDFGRSLSCRSSSLNSKVMSRLRSSSVILKELDCLSENDRFVDVKLEDKQYFSGSLMETKSLKKEDFGSLKRSSSYTANRVSKCDSRLTRKNCIPRSIKGSLIKHPRSQSMRLPEGPNSCTLSPCLSNNSSKRITTAKKQTKRTESFNDDKENVMKIEERLASGARVIIHLKANDSLLTS, encoded by the exons ATGCAACAGCCCAAAATGGAGCCTAACAGGCAACCCGAGACTCGAAAAGTGCCCGTGGTTTATTATCTTTGTCGAAATCGACAGCTCGAACATCCTCATTATCTCGAAGTCTCGCTCGTTTCACCGCATGGTTTATACTTAAGAG ATGTGATTGAAAGATTTGATGCTCTAAGAGGAAGAGGCTTGGCTTCAATGTATTCATGGTCTTGCAAGAG AAACTACAAGAATGCTTTTGTTTGGAATGACTTGTGTGAAGATGACTTAATTGTTCCTGCTAATGGAAATGAGTATGTTCTCAAAGGATCTGAACTTGTCGAAGAACACGATTCAG GTCATTTGGCTTCTGCTAGATATATGAAATCACAGAATCTAAAACAATTACCTGAACAACACCCATCGATAACTCGAGCTGAGTGTTCATTTTCTGCGAATATGAACTGTAAAGAGACTAAagtttatgatgatgatgatgatgatggttgtgATCGTTTGACAAGATACAAGATCTACAAGACTAATGGCCTTGTTGATTCTTCCACTCAAACTGAGGAATatgttaaagttaaaaaaccTAAAGAACGAACAACAAGACTTTCCGTTGACAATGGAGTTCTAGAATCATTATATGAAGATTCGCCTCCATCTTCACCCGGTGCAAGTTCGTTTTCTGGCAAGATGGACACGTTGGAATCTTTGATGAAAGCCGATGGTAGTAAGCTGAACAGCTCTGAAAGGCTTGTTGACAGAGAATACAAAAATCCAACCAACACAAAGCTCAGGGCTTCTAATAAGTTATTACAACTGATCTCCTGTGGGTCTGTTTCGGGTCAAGACCATGACTTTGGTCGAAGTTTGTCTTGCAGATCGAGTTCCTTAAATTCTAAAGTTATGTCGCGTTTACGCTCATCTTCTGTGATATTGAAAGAGCTTGATTGCTTGTCAGAAAATGATAGATTTGTGGATGTGAAATTGGAAGATAAGCAGTACTTTAGTGGGAGTTTGATGGAGACGAAATCGCTCAAGAAAGAAGATTTTGGTAGTCTAAAACGTTCTTCTTCCTACACCGCGAACAG GGTCAGTAAGTGTGATTCAAGATTAACCCGTAAAAACTGTATACCGAGATCGATCAAGGGCTCACTAATCAAACATCCAAGAAGTCAATCAATGAGACTACCAGAAGGTCCTAATTCATGCACTCTATCACCTTGTCTATCCAATAACAGTAGCAAGAGAATAACAACAGCCAAGAAACAAACTAAGAGAACAGAATCCTTCAATGATGATAAGGAGAATGTAATGAAAATCGAAGAA AGGCTTGCTTCAGGTGCCCGGGTTATCATCCACTTAAAAGCTAACGATTCACTATTGACATCATAA
- the LOC122583567 gene encoding transcription factor FER-LIKE IRON DEFICIENCY-INDUCED TRANSCRIPTION FACTOR-like codes for MDERADSSEYSINQFNGNIFNMVQPDLIPESDFANFISIIKEDHPIEKFCLDFECNHFTNTCTEVLQFPPMMSYGHNTEYVAVDRAVTDSNDGCYDQVMDPCLDMSTWNRKEEDVKVSEEFDDDDSSETVTNGNSDTRGRKKGGGAKGDRTRTLISERKRRSGMKEKLYALRSLVPNITKMDKASIVGDAARYIQDLQAQARNLRVEIATIEEASKNNKVISSQNSKKYRVSNSIAIVKKISKFDMFEVEEKGYYVRLVCNKGRGVAVSLHKALESITSFKVQSSNLSTVGDNFVLTFNLNVTVCEFDINLPNLKLWLSGAFLNQGFEFNMFP; via the exons ATGGATGAGAGAGCAGACTCCTCCGAGTACTCAATCAACCAATTCAACGGTAACATTTTCAACATGGTCCAACCAGATTTAATCCCGGAAAGTGATTTCGCAAACTTCATTTCCATCATTAAGGAAGATCATCCTATAGAAAAATTCTGTTTGGACTTCGAATGCAATCACTTTACCAATACTTGTACGGAAGTATTGCAATTTCCACCAATGATGTCGTATGGCCACAACACTGAATATGTGGCCGTAGATAGAGCTGTGACTGATTCTAATGACGGTTGTTATGATCAAGTGATGGATCCTTGTTTGGACATGTCCACGTGGAACCGAAAAGAGGAGGATGTGAAGGTTTCTGAGGAATTTGATGACGATGATTCTTCCGAGACCGTGACAAATGGTAACTCGGATACACGAGGAAGGAAGAAAGGCGGCGGTGCCAAGGGAGATCGAACAAGGACCTTGATTTCCGAGCGGAAAAGAAGAAGTGGAATGAAGGAGAAGCTTTACGCGTTGCGTTCATTGGTACCCAACATCACTAAG ATGGACAAAGCTTCCATAGTTGGAGACGCGGCACGATACATCCAAGATCTTCAAGCGCAGGCAAGGAATTTAAGAGTAGAGATTGCGACAATCGAAGAAGCATCTAAAAATAACAAAGTAATTTCAtctcaaaattcaaaaaaatatcgTGTTTCAAACTCGATTGCAATAGTAAAGAAGATATCAAAG TTCGACATGTTTGAAGTAGAGGAAAAAGGATACTATGTGCGATTGGTTTGTAACAAGGGACGAGGTGTCGCGGTGTCGCTCCATAAAGCACTCGAGTCAATTACGAGTTTTAAGGTCCAAAGCTCCAATTTGTCGACTGTTGGTGATAACTTTGTCTTGACATTCAATTTAAAT GTGACAGTGTGTGAATTTGATATCAACCTGCCAAATTTGAAGCTATGGCTTTCGGGGGCTTTCCTTAATCAAGGTTTCGAATTCAATATGTTTCCATGA